The following proteins are encoded in a genomic region of Poecilia reticulata strain Guanapo linkage group LG11, Guppy_female_1.0+MT, whole genome shotgun sequence:
- the LOC103472368 gene encoding brain and acute leukemia cytoplasmic protein — MVFSMGCGGSRADAIIEPRYHESWTRETESTWLTNTDVEPPVSVPNSKAVEAGLKEKRMVTTGTQCGKQAITANGSNHQRRPRRSLTDGQCCEKQSTRDSKRRASKEASALSKDGQPVGVNSPGDPEPETACDER, encoded by the exons ATGGTTTTCTCGATGGGTTGTGGAGGGAGTCGGGCGGACGCGATAATCGAGCCGAGGTACCATGAGAGCTGGACCAGAGAAACAGAGTCGACATGGCTTACGAACACGGACGTAGAACCCCCCGTCTCGGTCCCGAACA GTAAAGCCGTGGAGGCTGGTCTGAAGGAGAAGAGGATGGTGACAACAGGAACCCAGTGTGGGAAGCAGGCCATCACCGCCAATGGCTCCAATCACCAGAGGAGACCAAGGCGCTCCTTGACTGACggacagtgctgtgaaaaa CAAAGTACTCGCGACTCCAAAAGAAGAGCATCGAAGGAGGCCAGCGCTTTGTCCAAGGACGGCCAGCCTGTCGGCGTCAACAGCCCTGGAGATCCTGAACCGGAGACCGCCTGCGACGAGAGATGA
- the atp6v1c1b gene encoding V-type proton ATPase subunit C 1-B, with amino-acid sequence MTEFWLISAPGEKTCQQTWDKLMVATTRTNNLSTNHKFNIPDLKVGTLDVLVGLSDELAKLDTFVESVVKKVAQYMADVLEDSKDKVQENLLANGVDLVTYISRFQWDMAKYPIKQSLKNISEIVSKQVTQIDNDLKARASAYNNLKGNLQNLERKNAGSLLTRSLADIVKKDDFVLDSEYLVTMLVVVPKTNYLDWQKTYETLAEMVVPRSTKQLFEDNESGLFSVTLFRKAVDDFRHKARENKFTVRDFQYNEEEMKADKEEMTRLSTDKKKQFGPLVRWLKVNFSEAFIAWIHIKALRVFVESVLRYGLPVNFQAMLLQPNKKNMKKLREVLYDLYKHLDSSAAVIDASMDIPGLNLSQQEYYPYVYYKIDCNLLDFKV; translated from the exons ATGACAGAATTCTGGTTGATCTCCGCTCCGGGGGAGAAGACCTGCCAGCAGACATGGGACAAGCTCATGGTGGCCACTACACGGACCAATAACCTGTCCACCAACCACAAATTCAACATCCCAGACCTTAAG GTTGGGACTCTTGATGTGTTAGTGGGCCTGTCGGATGAGCTTGCAAAGCTAGACACTTTTGTGGAAAG TGTGGTGAAGAAAGTTGCTCAGTACATGGCTGATGTTCTGGAGGACAGCAAAGACAAAGTCCAGGAGAACCTACTAGCTAACGGAG TTGACCTGGTCACCTATATCTCCAGATTTCAGTGGGACATGGCTAAATATCCAATCAAACAATCACTGAAAAACATCTCTGAGATTGTCTCTAAG CAAGTGACTCAGATAGACAACGACCTGAAGGCCAGAGCTTCAGCTTACAACAATCTGAAGGGAAACCTGCAGAATCTGGAGAGGAAGAACGC AGGGAGTTTGTTGACTAGGAGTCTGGCTGACATAGTGAAGAAAGATGACTTTGTGCTGGACTCAGAGTACCTGGTCACCATGCTGGTGGTCGTCCCCAA GACGAACTACCTTGACTGGCAGAAGACGTATGAGACGCTGGCAGAAATGGTCGTACCTCGTTCCACTAA GCAGCTGTTTGAGGACAACGAAAGCGGTCTTTTCAGTGTGACGCTCTTCAGGAAGGCTGTAGATGACTTCAGACACAAAGCCAGAGaaaacaa GTTTACAGTGCGCGACTTCCAGTACAACGAGGAGGAGATGAAGGCAGACAAAGAGGAGATGACCCGCCTGTCCACAGACAAGAAGAAACAGTTT GGTCCTTTGGTGCGATGGTTGAAGGTGAATTTCAGTGAGGCCTTCATCGCGTGGATTCACATAAAAGCGCTGCGTGTGTTTGTTGAGTCGGTATTGAG atacGGGTTGCCAGTTAACTTCCAGGCCATGCTGCTTCAGCCCAACAAAAAGAACATGAAGAAACTTAGAGAGGTGCTGTATGACCTGTACAAACACCTGGACAGCAGTGCTGCTGTCATCGAC GCTTCCATGGACATCCCAGGTCTGAATCTGAGCCAACAGGAGTACTACCCGTACGTTTACTACAAGATCGACTGCAACCTGCTGGATTTCAAAGTCTGA